The Vigna unguiculata cultivar IT97K-499-35 chromosome 6, ASM411807v1, whole genome shotgun sequence genome contains a region encoding:
- the LOC114188750 gene encoding acyl-CoA--sterol O-acyltransferase 1-like: MEGELKNLMMVWSIAAATMCYCHRIGRLIPEGASRLVAIIPAIVLLLLLPLRLISIHFGGPSSFFLGWLSTFKLLLFAFGKGPLSSNPPLSLPHFVSIACLPINFQQTTTTPSKTQIPKSPFNYASSSMLLLFALLISLYAKKDYLHPNFLLFLYGLHMYIGLEFIFTTISTATRKLLGVHLEPQFDKPYLCTSLQDFWGNRWNIMVNRVLHPTVYHPLVTLATPLIGRRWAPLPAIVATFAVSGLMHELVFYYIKRETRTWEPWEPSWDATCFFLLHGLCVAAEVALKKGLKGKKWQFPRVASWLLSLLFVLYTAILLFLPALVRCHVYEKTTRELTALTQFLKDVYSVSRLYRYANVTNT; this comes from the coding sequence ATGGAGGGAGAGCTTAAGAATTTGATGATGGTATGGAGCATAGCCGCAGCAACAATGTGTTACTGCCACAGAATTGGGAGGCTTATCCCAGAAGGTGCATCAAGACTTGTAGCCATTATCCCAGCCATAGTGCTTCTTCTTCTGCTACCTCTCAGACTCATCTCCATTCACTTTGGAGGACCCTCTTCCTTCTTCCTCGGTTGGCTTTCAACCTTCAAGCTCCTTCTTTTTGCCTTTGGCAAGGGCCCCTTGTCCTCCAACcctcccctctctctccctcactTCGTCTCCATCGCATGCCTCCCCATCAACTTCCAACAAACCACCACCACCCCTTCAAAAACCCAAATCCCCAAATCGCCCTTCAACTACGCTTCATCATCCATGCTCCTCCTATTCGCCCTCCTAATTTCTCTCTACGCCAAAAAAGACTATCTTCATCCCAACTTCCTTCTCTTCTTGTACGGCCTCCACATGTACATCGGCTTGGAGTTCATTTTCACCACCATCTCCACCGCCACTCGGAAACTCCTCGGCGTTCACCTCGAACCGCAGTTCGACAAGCCCTACCTCTGCACCTCTCTGCAAGACTTCTGGGGAAACCGCTGGAACATCATGGTCAACCGTGTCCTGCACCCTACCGTATACCATCCCCTCGTCACCCTCGCCACCCCTCTCATCGGCAGGAGATGGGCCCCACTCCCCGCCATTGTCGCTACTTTCGCCGTCTCCGGTCTCATGCACGAGCTCGTCTTTTACTACATCAAGCGCGAGACGCGCACGTGGGAGCCCTGGGAGCCCTCGTGGGACGCCACCTGCTTCTTTCTCCTTCATGGACTGTGTGTGGCTGCCGAGGTTGCACTCAAAAAGGGCCTCAAAGGGAAGAAGTGGCAGTTCCCGAGGGTGGCGTCGTGGCTGCTGTCGTTGCTGTTTGTGCTTTACACAGCCATTCTGCTGTTTCTACCCGCGCTGGTGCGGTGTCATGTTTACGAGAAAACAACCAGAGAGTTGACCGCGTTGACCCAGTTTCTCAAGGATGTGTACAGTGTTTCTAGACTCTACCGTTACGCTAACGTCACCAACACATGA
- the LOC114188591 gene encoding BAG family molecular chaperone regulator 5, mitochondrial-like, whose product MRGLNLNRNLKKEEKVGEKQVGSCINKRLSSISFHTTGSLSYSTSTTLTYTYHYDHTPPPRVNSTPQPSPFPSPSPSAAAATIQSAYRAHRIRALYRKIAAVDSEADRLQRLIQRQDTVDAVRTDHLEKLRMNEALMALLLKLDSVPGIDPTIRDARRKVTRRIVGLQEILDSVSESQIDESGWWSMKNWDEVLADMEESICRERGGDEMERFCAQNLGFRCLQRFLREP is encoded by the exons ATGAGA GGTTTGAATTTAAACCGGAATCTGAAGAAAGAGGAGAAGGTGGGAGAAAAGCAAGTGGGGTCATGCATCAACAAAAGGTTATCATCCATTTCATTTCACACAACAG GTTCCCTCTCCTACTCTACTTCCACCACGCTCACCTACACCTACCACTATGACCACACTCCACCGCCACGCGTCAATTCCACTCCTCAACCATCCCCCTTCCCCTCCCCCTCCCCCTCCGCCGCCGCAGCCACCATCCAATCCGCCTATCGCGCCCACCGCATCCGCGCGCTCTACCGGAAAATAGCTGCGGTCGACTCTGAAGCCGACCGGCTGCAGCGCCTGATCCAGCGGCAGGACACGGTGGACGCCGTGCGGACCGACCACCTAGAGAAGCTCAGAATGAACGAGGCGCTAATGGCCCTGCTGCTGAAGCTGGACTCTGTTCCCGGAATTGATCCGACGATCAGGGATGCGCGGAGGAAAGTCACCCGTCGGATCGTGGGCCTCCAGGAGATACTGGACTCTGTATCGGAGAGCCAGATTGATGAGTCCGGCTGGTGGTCCATGAAGAATTGGGACGAAGTCTTGGCCGACATGGAAGAAAGTATTTGTCGCGAAAGAGGCGGCGATGAAATGGAACGGTTTTGCGCTCAAAATCTCGGCTTTCGTTGCCTACAGAGGTTTCTTCGTGAACCTTGA